Proteins from one Salaquimonas pukyongi genomic window:
- a CDS encoding DUF2336 domain-containing protein: MLIIEKLVGWMDTAPADKRARAASALVRAWQVADLSPEQRESAEAAMTCMLDDPDEEVRLSLSTALAEAIDPPRHLVLALAEDSPEISLPVLAHSTVLVDGELVHLIENGTEEQQAAIARRAVVNERIGATLASHGCKFACLIMLTNPAARLTEDSFYTLAERFGDCSHARQCLFARPDIGMRARTLLIEKYAACLAEDEDLDHPARELETAEIAEKAIITYAAELGDSENRQIVEALIGRQKLTTAFLLRAICMGNLTLYCHALSVLSGQAPDRVERILKDQRANAFRAIYEKAGLPASAEPVFFAALASWSHHLGNGAAADASRLPYRVTREVLAGYEGRRDAVVDELLILLRRICTDFARESARSKVSELALRHEQAMALPQPEEAVEELEPEQLMEFAENLAEELAELALEDKYSLGEARQRLDAANGGQSSIGGPSSLLEQGLAGDLERAA, translated from the coding sequence TTGTTGATCATTGAAAAACTTGTCGGCTGGATGGACACAGCGCCCGCCGACAAGCGCGCCAGGGCAGCCAGCGCACTGGTTCGCGCCTGGCAGGTCGCCGATCTTTCACCCGAGCAGCGCGAAAGCGCGGAAGCGGCAATGACATGCATGCTGGACGATCCTGATGAGGAGGTCCGCCTGTCGCTTTCAACAGCGCTCGCCGAAGCAATCGATCCGCCGCGCCATCTTGTCCTTGCGCTTGCAGAAGACAGCCCAGAAATATCCCTGCCGGTGCTTGCCCACAGCACGGTTCTGGTCGATGGGGAACTGGTTCATCTGATCGAAAACGGCACTGAGGAACAACAGGCGGCAATCGCCCGCCGTGCGGTGGTGAATGAGCGTATCGGCGCGACACTTGCCAGCCACGGCTGCAAGTTTGCCTGCCTGATCATGCTGACCAATCCGGCGGCCCGCCTCACCGAGGACAGTTTTTACACCCTGGCCGAACGTTTCGGCGATTGCTCCCATGCACGCCAATGCCTGTTTGCCCGGCCTGATATTGGCATGCGCGCGCGCACCCTTTTGATCGAGAAATATGCGGCCTGTCTTGCCGAGGATGAAGATCTTGATCATCCCGCGCGCGAACTTGAAACCGCAGAGATTGCCGAGAAGGCCATCATCACCTACGCGGCTGAACTGGGGGACAGTGAAAACCGCCAGATTGTCGAGGCGCTGATCGGCCGCCAGAAACTGACCACGGCATTCTTGCTGCGGGCGATCTGCATGGGCAATCTGACCCTTTATTGCCATGCCCTCTCGGTTCTTTCCGGTCAGGCGCCGGATCGGGTGGAGCGTATTTTGAAGGATCAGCGGGCAAACGCCTTCCGCGCCATTTATGAAAAAGCCGGACTGCCTGCTTCAGCAGAACCGGTGTTTTTTGCAGCGCTTGCAAGCTGGAGCCATCACCTTGGCAATGGGGCTGCTGCGGATGCTTCCAGACTGCCCTACCGGGTCACCCGGGAGGTGCTGGCCGGATATGAGGGCAGGCGGGATGCGGTGGTCGACGAGCTTTTGATCCTGTTGCGGCGCATTTGCACCGATTTTGCCCGCGAATCAGCACGCAGCAAGGTCAGCGAACTGGCCCTGCGCCACGAACAGGCCATGGCATTGCCCCAACCGGAAGAGGCCGTTGAGGAACTAGAACCTGAACAGCTGATGGAATTTGCCGAAAACCTTGCCGAAGAACTGGCCGAACTGGCCCTGGAGGACAAATACAGCCTTGGCGAGGCACGCCAGCGCCTTGATGCGGCCAATGGAGGCCAGTCGTCCATTGGCGGACCTTCCAGCCTGTTGGAGCAGGGGCTTGCTGGCGATCTTGAACGGGCAGCATGA
- a CDS encoding NAD kinase has protein sequence MKIAFVASRSKEALEGLKRLEQRYGSVPPGEADYIVALGGDGFMLSTQHRFMNSGTGVYGMNKGTVGFLMNEYREEDLEERLAKASESVIQPLVMNAVDAGGKKYRHKAINEVSLLRQSYQAASLKITIDGKVRLQNLVGDGILVATPAGSTAYNLSAHGPILPLDAPLLALTPISPFRPRRWRGALIPSRSVVEIDINEAQKRPVNAVADHFEVKSVVKVTVREDRDSKGIILFDPDHSWDERILAEQFQY, from the coding sequence TTGAAAATCGCATTTGTCGCCAGCCGCTCGAAGGAAGCGCTTGAAGGCCTCAAACGGCTGGAGCAGCGCTATGGCAGCGTTCCACCCGGTGAAGCAGACTACATCGTTGCCCTGGGCGGTGACGGTTTCATGCTGTCCACCCAGCACCGCTTCATGAATTCCGGCACCGGTGTCTACGGCATGAACAAGGGCACCGTGGGCTTTTTGATGAATGAGTACCGGGAGGAAGACCTGGAAGAGCGCCTGGCCAAGGCGAGCGAAAGTGTCATCCAGCCCCTGGTGATGAATGCGGTGGATGCCGGCGGCAAGAAATACCGGCACAAGGCAATCAACGAGGTTTCGCTGCTGCGCCAATCCTATCAGGCAGCCAGCCTGAAAATCACCATCGACGGAAAGGTACGGCTGCAAAACCTGGTGGGAGACGGCATTCTGGTGGCAACGCCGGCAGGCTCAACCGCCTATAATCTGTCGGCGCACGGGCCAATCCTGCCGCTCGATGCGCCGCTGCTGGCGCTGACGCCGATCAGCCCGTTCCGGCCACGGCGCTGGCGCGGAGCACTCATTCCGTCAAGAAGCGTCGTGGAAATCGACATCAACGAGGCGCAGAAGCGGCCGGTCAATGCGGTCGCCGATCATTTCGAGGTAAAGTCCGTCGTCAAGGTCACCGTTCGCGAGGACCGCGACTCAAAGGGCATCATCCTTTTCGATCCCGATCACTCCTGGGATGAGCGCATTCTGGCTGAACAATTCCAGTATTGA